Proteins encoded in a region of the Larimichthys crocea isolate SSNF chromosome XVI, L_crocea_2.0, whole genome shotgun sequence genome:
- the LOC109138279 gene encoding uncharacterized protein LOC109138279 — translation MSRYTQIKRMLNVFLNELHDKDLREFQWKMGLSDRPRPIQLEDATRQETVDKLVQVYGEDGAVETTVDIFIWMKLANLVTKLIEAHTDIIGEEQSHESVPAAVSASENHRAADLISYDLSCPICFFIFTDPVTLQCGHSFCRNCVHHCRKCPLCWEVIPDTALQSHFALKSLSENYIKGNLFQPSGGHRNESHQSQSRETAATVHHFRPNYTAQWESNVVAPSFIGSNIDNVNINIFSNGEASIVLPEETINHHTVQFCDSSSEQIESQSINTAASQHFIEYDICLDELIHWAESNPECLCVHPSTWIVAMLSQQHCEEDDLPLVIPSF, via the exons ATGAGTAGATATACTCAAATTAAAAGAATGCTGAATGTATTCCTAAATGAGCTGCATGACAAAGATCTGAGGGAGTTTCAGTGGAAAATGGGCCTGAGTGATAGGCCGCGACCCATCCAGCTGGAGGACGCTACCAGACAGGAAACTGTGGATAAACTGGTACAGGTTTATGGAGAAGATGGTGCTGTGGAAACAACAGTGGATATTTTCATTTGGATGAAGCTTGCTAATCTTGTAACAAAGTTAATTGAAG cccACACAGACATAATTGGGGAAGAGCAATCACATGAGTCAGTGCCTGCTGCCGTCTCTGCCAGTGAGaaccacagagctgcagatttgATTTCTTATGATCTTTCTTGTCCAATTTGCTTCTTCATTTTCACTGATCCTGTGACGCTGCAGTGTGGCCACAGCTTCTGTAGGAACTGTGTGCATCACTGCCGCAAATGTCCACTTTGTTGGGAAGTTATCCCTGACACTGCACTTCAGAGTCATTTTGCTCTGAAGAGTTTGAGTGAAAACTACATAAAGGGAAATCTGTTTCAGCCATCAGGAGGACACAGAAATGAGTCTCATCAG AGTCAGAGCCGCGAAACAGCCGCAACAGTGCATCATTTCCGTCCCAACTACACCGCTCAGTGGGAAAGCAATGTGGTCGCTCCCTCCTTTATTGGTTCTAACATTGACAACGTAAACATCAATATCTTCTCAAATGGCGAAG CGTCTATTGTTTTACCAGAAGAAACAATAAACCATCACACGGTCCAGTTTTGTGATTCATCATCTGAGCAGATTGAG AGTCAGAGCATCAACACAGCAGCATCACAGCATTTCATAGAATATGATATTTGTCTGGATGAATTGATCCACTGGGCAGAGTCAAACCCAGAATGCCTCTGTGTTCATCCATCAACCTGGATTGTAGCAATGCTCAGCCAGCAACATTGTGAAGAAGACGACCTTCCTCTTGTTATTCCTTCATTCTAG